In the Synechococcus sp. MU1643 genome, ATCCCTGTTCAGCTCGGTGGTGGTGTGCGCTCGCTTGAGCGCGCCGAAGAGTTGATCGCCTGTGGCCTGGATCGGGTCATCCTCGGCACGGTGGCGATTGAACAGCCGCAGTTGGTTCAGGAGTTGGCCAAACGTCATCCCGGCCGCATTGTTGTTGGCATTGATGCCAACAATGGCCGGGTGGCCACCCGGGGCTGGATCGAGCAGAGCGATGTCCTAGCCACCGATCTGGCCAAGCAGTTCAGTGCCGCTGGCATCGCGGCGATCATCACCACCGACATCGCCACTGATGGAACCCTCGCCGGCCCCAACCTGGAGGCCTTGAGAACCATGGCGCAATGCAGCGCTGTTCCGGTGATCGCCTCCGGTGGCATCGGTTGCATGGCCGATCTCCTGTCGCTCCTGCCCTTGGAGCCTCTTGGTGTGACGGGAGTGATCGTTGGCCGAGCCCTCTATGACGGCCGTGTTGACCTGGCGGAGGCCATCGCCGCGTTGGGTGAGGCAAGGCTTCAAGACGTCACCGCCGTGGCGGCAGACATCGCTTGAACAGGCCTAGGGCCTTATTGTCGAGGGAGCAGG is a window encoding:
- the hisA gene encoding 1-(5-phosphoribosyl)-5-[(5-phosphoribosylamino)methylideneamino]imidazole-4-carboxamide isomerase encodes the protein MEILPAIDLLDGACVRLHQGDYDQVTRFSEDPVAQALSWQSQGATRLHLVDLDGAKRGEPINDAAVRAITSALDIPVQLGGGVRSLERAEELIACGLDRVILGTVAIEQPQLVQELAKRHPGRIVVGIDANNGRVATRGWIEQSDVLATDLAKQFSAAGIAAIITTDIATDGTLAGPNLEALRTMAQCSAVPVIASGGIGCMADLLSLLPLEPLGVTGVIVGRALYDGRVDLAEAIAALGEARLQDVTAVAADIA